A portion of the Thunnus albacares chromosome 23, fThuAlb1.1, whole genome shotgun sequence genome contains these proteins:
- the LOC122974931 gene encoding zinc finger protein 22-like gives MEEYLAEENTNSSNKMNSSAEKQTSKNLAGPHGESEESFIGGQMDPHQRADTVEKTHHCDKCQKSFSSSSYLKCHQRIHTGEKPYLCDQCEPSTHSHWRKTVPL, from the exons ATGGAGGAATATCTAGCAGAGGAGaatacaaacagcagcaacaaaatgAACTCATCAGCAGAG AAACAGACAAGCAAAAACCTAGCCGGACCCCATGGTGAGAGTGAGGAGAGTTTCATAGGAGGACAAATGGATCCACATCAGCGTGCTGACACTGTAGAGAAAACACACCACTGTGACAAGTGTCAGAAGAGCTTCTCTTCCTCATCATATTTGAAGTGTCATCAGCGTATCCACACTGGAGAAAAACCGTACCTCTGTGACCAGTGTG AACCATCTACGCACTCACACTGGCGAAAAACCGTACCTCTGTGA
- the LOC122974912 gene encoding gastrula zinc finger protein XlCGF57.1-like isoform X3: MEEYLAEENTNSSNKMSSSAEKQTSKNLAGPHGESEESFIGGQMDPHHCADTVEKTHHCDQCQKSFSSSSYLKCHQCIHTGEKPYTCDQCGKSFTQLGNLKDHLRTHTGEKPYTCDQCQKSFSSSRNLKHHQGIHTLENPYTCDQCGKSFTQSGYLKKHLRTHTGEKPYTCDQCGKSFTQSGHLKKHLHTHTGEKPYLCDQCGRSFTQSGHLMEHLRTHTGEKPYLCDQCGRSFTQSGHLMEHLRTHTGEKPYTCDQCQKSFSSSAYLKHHQHIHTGVRAIQHSQKQTSKNLAGPHGESEESFIGGQMDPHQRADTVEKTHHCDQCQKSFSSSSYLKCHQHIHTGEKPYLCDQCGKSFILSGQLQKHLRTHTGENPHTCDQRGKSFTQSGYLKKYLHTHTGENPHTCDQCGKSFTVFVHLKDHQHTYTV; this comes from the exons ATGGAGGAATATCTAGCAGAGGAGaatacaaacagcagcaacaaaatgAGCTCATCAGCAGAG AAACAGACGAGCAAAAACCTAGCCGGACCCCATGGTGAGAGTGAGGAGAGTTTCATAGGAGGACAAATGGATCCACATCATTGTGCTGACACTGTGGAGAAAACACACCACTGTGACCAGTGTCAGAAGAGCTTCTCTTCCTCATCATATTTGAAGTGTCATCAGTGTATCCACACTGGAGAAAAACCTTACACCTGTGACCAGTGTGGTAA GAGTTTCACTCAACTTGGAAATTTAAAGGACCATCTGCGCACTCACACTGGAGAAAAGCCTTACACCTGTGACCAGTGTCAGAAGAGCTTCTCTTCCTCAAGAAATTTAAAGCATCATCAGGGTATCCACACTCTTGAAAATCCTTACACCTGTGACCAGTGTGGTAAGAGTTTCACTCAATCTGGATATTTAAAGAAGCATCTGCGCACTCACACTGGAGAAAAGCCTTACACCTGTGACCAGTGTGGTAAGAGTTTCACTCAATCTGGACATTTAAAGAAGCATCTGCACactcacactggagaaaaacCGTACCTCTGTGACCAGTGTGGTAGGAGTTTCACTCAATCTGGACATTTAATGGAGCATCTGCGCactcacactggagaaaaacCGTACCTCTGTGACCAGTGTGGTAGGAGTTTCACTCAATCTGGACATTTAATGGAGCATCTGCGCACTCACACTGGAGAAAAGCCTTACACCTGTGACCAGTGTCAGAAGAGCTTCTCTTCCTCAGCATATTTGAAGCATCATCAGCATATCCACACTGGTGTAAGAGCCATACAGCACTCACAG AAACAGACGAGCAAAAACCTAGCCGGACCTCATGGTGAGAGTGAGGAGAGTTTCATAGGAGGACAAATGGATCCACATCAGCGTGCCGACACTGTGGAGAAAACACACCACTGTGACCAGTGTCAGAAGAGCTTCTCTTCCTCATCATATTTGAAGTGTCATCAGCATATCCACACTGGAGAAAAACCGTACCTCTGTGACCAGTGTGGTAAGAGTTTCATTCTATCTGGACAATTACAGAAACATCTGCGTACTCACACTGGAGAAAATCCTCACACCTGTGACCAGCGTGGTAAGAGTTTCACTCAATCTGGATATTTAAAGAAGTATCTGCACACTCACACTGGAGAAAATCCTCACACCTGTGACCAGTGTGGTAAGAGTTTCACTGTATTTGTACATTTAAAGGACCATCAACACACTTACACTGTGTAG
- the LOC122974912 gene encoding zinc finger protein 239-like isoform X4: MEEYLAEENTNSSNKMSSSAEKQTSKNLAGPHGESEESFIGGQMDPHHCADTVEKTHHCDQCQKSFSSSSYLKCHQCIHTGEKPYTCDQCGKSFSSSTYLKHHQRIHTGEKPYLCDQCGRSFTQLGNLKDHLRTHTGEKPYTCDQCQKSFSSSRNLKHHQGIHTLENPYTCDQCGKSFTQSGYLKKHLRTHTGEKPYTCDQCGKSFTQSGHLKKHLHTHTGEKPYLCDQCGRSFTQSGHLMEHLRTHTGEKPYLCDQCGRSFTQSGHLMEHLRTHTGEKPYTCDQCQKSFSSSAYLKHHQHIHTGEKPYLCDQCGKSFILSGQLQKHLRTHTGENPHTCDQRGKSFTQSGYLKKYLHTHTGENPHTCDQCGKSFTVFVHLKDHQHTYTV, encoded by the exons ATGGAGGAATATCTAGCAGAGGAGaatacaaacagcagcaacaaaatgAGCTCATCAGCAGAG AAACAGACGAGCAAAAACCTAGCCGGACCCCATGGTGAGAGTGAGGAGAGTTTCATAGGAGGACAAATGGATCCACATCATTGTGCTGACACTGTGGAGAAAACACACCACTGTGACCAGTGTCAGAAGAGCTTCTCTTCCTCATCATATTTGAAGTGTCATCAGTGTATCCACACTGGAGAAAAACCTTACACCTGTGACCAGTGTGGTAAGAGCTTCTCTTCCTCAACATATTTGAAGCATCATCAGCGTATCCACACTGGAGAAAAACCGTACCTCTGTGACCAGTGTGGTAGGAGTTTCACTCAACTTGGAAATTTAAAGGACCATCTGCGCACTCACACTGGAGAAAAGCCTTACACCTGTGACCAGTGTCAGAAGAGCTTCTCTTCCTCAAGAAATTTAAAGCATCATCAGGGTATCCACACTCTTGAAAATCCTTACACCTGTGACCAGTGTGGTAAGAGTTTCACTCAATCTGGATATTTAAAGAAGCATCTGCGCACTCACACTGGAGAAAAGCCTTACACCTGTGACCAGTGTGGTAAGAGTTTCACTCAATCTGGACATTTAAAGAAGCATCTGCACactcacactggagaaaaacCGTACCTCTGTGACCAGTGTGGTAGGAGTTTCACTCAATCTGGACATTTAATGGAGCATCTGCGCactcacactggagaaaaacCGTACCTCTGTGACCAGTGTGGTAGGAGTTTCACTCAATCTGGACATTTAATGGAGCATCTGCGCACTCACACTGGAGAAAAGCCTTACACCTGTGACCAGTGTCAGAAGAGCTTCTCTTCCTCAGCATATTTGAAGCATCATCAGCATATCCACACTG GAGAAAAACCGTACCTCTGTGACCAGTGTGGTAAGAGTTTCATTCTATCTGGACAATTACAGAAACATCTGCGTACTCACACTGGAGAAAATCCTCACACCTGTGACCAGCGTGGTAAGAGTTTCACTCAATCTGGATATTTAAAGAAGTATCTGCACACTCACACTGGAGAAAATCCTCACACCTGTGACCAGTGTGGTAAGAGTTTCACTGTATTTGTACATTTAAAGGACCATCAACACACTTACACTGTGTAG
- the LOC122974912 gene encoding zinc finger protein 501-like isoform X1 yields MEEYLAEENTNSSNKMSSSAEKQTSKNLAGPHGESEESFIGGQMDPHHCADTVEKTHHCDQCQKSFSSSSYLKCHQCIHTGEKPYTCDQCGKSFSSSTYLKHHQRIHTGEKPYLCDQCGRSFTQLGNLKDHLRTHTGEKPYTCDQCQKSFSSSRNLKHHQGIHTLENPYTCDQCGKSFTQSGYLKKHLRTHTGEKPYTCDQCGKSFTQSGHLKKHLHTHTGEKPYLCDQCGRSFTQSGHLMEHLRTHTGEKPYLCDQCGRSFTQSGHLMEHLRTHTGEKPYTCDQCQKSFSSSAYLKHHQHIHTGVRAIQHSQKQTSKNLAGPHGESEESFIGGQMDPHQRADTVEKTHHCDQCQKSFSSSSYLKCHQHIHTGEKPYLCDQCGKSFILSGQLQKHLRTHTGENPHTCDQRGKSFTQSGYLKKYLHTHTGENPHTCDQCGKSFTVFVHLKDHQHTYTV; encoded by the exons ATGGAGGAATATCTAGCAGAGGAGaatacaaacagcagcaacaaaatgAGCTCATCAGCAGAG AAACAGACGAGCAAAAACCTAGCCGGACCCCATGGTGAGAGTGAGGAGAGTTTCATAGGAGGACAAATGGATCCACATCATTGTGCTGACACTGTGGAGAAAACACACCACTGTGACCAGTGTCAGAAGAGCTTCTCTTCCTCATCATATTTGAAGTGTCATCAGTGTATCCACACTGGAGAAAAACCTTACACCTGTGACCAGTGTGGTAAGAGCTTCTCTTCCTCAACATATTTGAAGCATCATCAGCGTATCCACACTGGAGAAAAACCGTACCTCTGTGACCAGTGTGGTAGGAGTTTCACTCAACTTGGAAATTTAAAGGACCATCTGCGCACTCACACTGGAGAAAAGCCTTACACCTGTGACCAGTGTCAGAAGAGCTTCTCTTCCTCAAGAAATTTAAAGCATCATCAGGGTATCCACACTCTTGAAAATCCTTACACCTGTGACCAGTGTGGTAAGAGTTTCACTCAATCTGGATATTTAAAGAAGCATCTGCGCACTCACACTGGAGAAAAGCCTTACACCTGTGACCAGTGTGGTAAGAGTTTCACTCAATCTGGACATTTAAAGAAGCATCTGCACactcacactggagaaaaacCGTACCTCTGTGACCAGTGTGGTAGGAGTTTCACTCAATCTGGACATTTAATGGAGCATCTGCGCactcacactggagaaaaacCGTACCTCTGTGACCAGTGTGGTAGGAGTTTCACTCAATCTGGACATTTAATGGAGCATCTGCGCACTCACACTGGAGAAAAGCCTTACACCTGTGACCAGTGTCAGAAGAGCTTCTCTTCCTCAGCATATTTGAAGCATCATCAGCATATCCACACTGGTGTAAGAGCCATACAGCACTCACAG AAACAGACGAGCAAAAACCTAGCCGGACCTCATGGTGAGAGTGAGGAGAGTTTCATAGGAGGACAAATGGATCCACATCAGCGTGCCGACACTGTGGAGAAAACACACCACTGTGACCAGTGTCAGAAGAGCTTCTCTTCCTCATCATATTTGAAGTGTCATCAGCATATCCACACTGGAGAAAAACCGTACCTCTGTGACCAGTGTGGTAAGAGTTTCATTCTATCTGGACAATTACAGAAACATCTGCGTACTCACACTGGAGAAAATCCTCACACCTGTGACCAGCGTGGTAAGAGTTTCACTCAATCTGGATATTTAAAGAAGTATCTGCACACTCACACTGGAGAAAATCCTCACACCTGTGACCAGTGTGGTAAGAGTTTCACTGTATTTGTACATTTAAAGGACCATCAACACACTTACACTGTGTAG
- the LOC122974912 gene encoding zinc finger protein 501-like isoform X2, with protein sequence MEEYLAEENTNSSNKMSSSAEKQTSKNLAGPHGESEESFIGGQMDPHHCADTVEKTHHCDQCQKSFSSSSYLKCHQCIHTGEKPYTCDQCGKSFSSSTYLKHHQRIHTGEKPYLCDQCGRSFTQLGNLKDHLRTHTGEKPYTCDQCQKSFSSSRNLKHHQGIHTLENPYTCDQCGKSFTQSGYLKKHLRTHTGEKPYTCDQCGKSFTQSGHLKKHLHTHTGEKPYLCDQCGRSFTQSGHLMEHLRTHTGEKPYLCDQCGRSFTQSGHLMEHLRTHTGEKPYTCDQCQKSFSSSAYLKHHQHIHTGKQTSKNLAGPHGESEESFIGGQMDPHQRADTVEKTHHCDQCQKSFSSSSYLKCHQHIHTGEKPYLCDQCGKSFILSGQLQKHLRTHTGENPHTCDQRGKSFTQSGYLKKYLHTHTGENPHTCDQCGKSFTVFVHLKDHQHTYTV encoded by the exons ATGGAGGAATATCTAGCAGAGGAGaatacaaacagcagcaacaaaatgAGCTCATCAGCAGAG AAACAGACGAGCAAAAACCTAGCCGGACCCCATGGTGAGAGTGAGGAGAGTTTCATAGGAGGACAAATGGATCCACATCATTGTGCTGACACTGTGGAGAAAACACACCACTGTGACCAGTGTCAGAAGAGCTTCTCTTCCTCATCATATTTGAAGTGTCATCAGTGTATCCACACTGGAGAAAAACCTTACACCTGTGACCAGTGTGGTAAGAGCTTCTCTTCCTCAACATATTTGAAGCATCATCAGCGTATCCACACTGGAGAAAAACCGTACCTCTGTGACCAGTGTGGTAGGAGTTTCACTCAACTTGGAAATTTAAAGGACCATCTGCGCACTCACACTGGAGAAAAGCCTTACACCTGTGACCAGTGTCAGAAGAGCTTCTCTTCCTCAAGAAATTTAAAGCATCATCAGGGTATCCACACTCTTGAAAATCCTTACACCTGTGACCAGTGTGGTAAGAGTTTCACTCAATCTGGATATTTAAAGAAGCATCTGCGCACTCACACTGGAGAAAAGCCTTACACCTGTGACCAGTGTGGTAAGAGTTTCACTCAATCTGGACATTTAAAGAAGCATCTGCACactcacactggagaaaaacCGTACCTCTGTGACCAGTGTGGTAGGAGTTTCACTCAATCTGGACATTTAATGGAGCATCTGCGCactcacactggagaaaaacCGTACCTCTGTGACCAGTGTGGTAGGAGTTTCACTCAATCTGGACATTTAATGGAGCATCTGCGCACTCACACTGGAGAAAAGCCTTACACCTGTGACCAGTGTCAGAAGAGCTTCTCTTCCTCAGCATATTTGAAGCATCATCAGCATATCCACACTGGT AAACAGACGAGCAAAAACCTAGCCGGACCTCATGGTGAGAGTGAGGAGAGTTTCATAGGAGGACAAATGGATCCACATCAGCGTGCCGACACTGTGGAGAAAACACACCACTGTGACCAGTGTCAGAAGAGCTTCTCTTCCTCATCATATTTGAAGTGTCATCAGCATATCCACACTGGAGAAAAACCGTACCTCTGTGACCAGTGTGGTAAGAGTTTCATTCTATCTGGACAATTACAGAAACATCTGCGTACTCACACTGGAGAAAATCCTCACACCTGTGACCAGCGTGGTAAGAGTTTCACTCAATCTGGATATTTAAAGAAGTATCTGCACACTCACACTGGAGAAAATCCTCACACCTGTGACCAGTGTGGTAAGAGTTTCACTGTATTTGTACATTTAAAGGACCATCAACACACTTACACTGTGTAG